In a single window of the Halobaculum lipolyticum genome:
- the gfcR gene encoding transcriptional regulator GfcR, with the protein MKNVDDLIDDAAELAERGISKGEIADELNVSRETASWLVERSGAQPADTGDADAGPSGPQDIHVDWSAVGRDSTRLTHVGRAMADLLAKEGEEVDLTVGIEKAGTPLATTIARELDTDLAAYAPAKHQWNEGDIDDVGGGFSRNFATIRGRECYVVDDTVTSGTTLTETVEAVKAEGGEPVACVVIVDKQGLDEVAGVPVYSLINVVGVARD; encoded by the coding sequence ATGAAGAACGTCGACGACCTCATCGACGACGCGGCGGAGTTGGCCGAGCGCGGGATCTCGAAGGGCGAGATCGCCGACGAGTTGAACGTCTCCCGGGAGACGGCGTCGTGGCTCGTGGAACGCTCGGGCGCCCAGCCCGCCGACACCGGCGACGCGGACGCCGGTCCCTCCGGTCCCCAGGACATCCACGTCGACTGGTCGGCCGTCGGCCGCGACTCCACGCGGCTCACGCACGTCGGCCGGGCGATGGCGGACCTGCTCGCCAAGGAGGGCGAGGAGGTCGACCTCACCGTCGGTATCGAGAAGGCCGGCACGCCGCTGGCGACGACCATCGCGCGCGAGCTCGACACCGACCTCGCGGCGTACGCCCCGGCGAAACACCAGTGGAACGAGGGCGACATCGACGACGTCGGCGGCGGCTTCTCCCGCAACTTCGCGACGATCCGCGGGCGCGAGTGCTACGTCGTGGACGACACTGTCACCTCCGGGACGACGCTGACGGAGACGGTCGAGGCGGTCAAAGCCGAGGGCGGAGAGCCGGTCGCCTGCGTCGTCATCGTCGACAAACAGGGACTCGACGAGGTCGCGGGCGTCCCCGTGTACTCGCTGATCAACGTGGTCGGCGTCGCTCGCGACTGA
- a CDS encoding glucose 1-dehydrogenase yields MQAIAVRRGEETPSLVEKPRPEPADGEALVRTLRVGVDGTDYEVISGNHGGYPDGEDHIVLGHEAVGVVVDPNGTGLSEGDVVVPTVRRPPNGPNEYFERGEPDMAPEGAYHERGIDGAHGFMAEYFTSPAECLVNCPPSLADLGFLVEPASITEKAIEHARASRSAFEWHPETAFVLGNGSLGLLTLAMLDDSFERLYCLGRRDRPDPTLDILDDLGVTYVDSRTTPVDEVPAAYEAMDFVYEATGYAKHAFETVEALAPNGVAALLGVPNDWTFEVDGGALHRELVLHNKALVGSVNSNVHHFERAVESVAALPEWFTDALVTGVYGLEEFERAFDDDDTTIKTAVEFGSR; encoded by the coding sequence ATGCAAGCTATCGCTGTCCGTCGCGGGGAGGAGACGCCCTCCCTCGTGGAGAAGCCGCGGCCGGAGCCGGCCGACGGCGAGGCGTTGGTGCGGACGCTCCGCGTGGGCGTCGACGGCACCGACTACGAGGTCATCTCCGGCAACCACGGCGGCTACCCGGACGGGGAAGACCACATCGTGTTGGGCCACGAGGCCGTCGGCGTCGTCGTCGACCCGAACGGCACGGGGCTGTCCGAGGGCGACGTGGTCGTGCCCACCGTTCGACGGCCGCCGAACGGGCCGAACGAGTACTTCGAGCGGGGCGAACCCGACATGGCGCCGGAGGGGGCGTACCACGAGCGCGGGATCGACGGCGCGCACGGCTTCATGGCGGAGTACTTCACCAGCCCCGCCGAGTGCTTGGTGAACTGCCCGCCGTCGTTGGCGGACCTCGGGTTCCTGGTCGAGCCGGCGTCGATCACCGAGAAGGCGATCGAACACGCGCGGGCGAGCCGGTCGGCGTTCGAGTGGCACCCCGAGACGGCGTTCGTCCTCGGCAACGGGAGCCTCGGGCTGTTGACGCTCGCGATGCTCGACGACTCCTTCGAGCGCCTGTACTGTCTCGGGCGTCGCGACCGACCCGACCCCACGCTCGACATCCTCGACGACCTCGGCGTCACGTACGTCGACTCCCGGACGACGCCGGTCGACGAGGTGCCGGCGGCGTACGAGGCGATGGACTTCGTGTACGAGGCGACTGGGTACGCGAAACACGCCTTCGAGACGGTCGAGGCGCTGGCACCCAACGGCGTGGCGGCGCTGCTGGGGGTGCCGAACGACTGGACGTTCGAGGTCGACGGCGGCGCGCTCCACCGCGAACTCGTGCTCCACAACAAGGCGTTGGTCGGGTCGGTCAACTCCAACGTCCACCACTTCGAGCGCGCGGTGGAGTCGGTCGCGGCGCTGCCCGAGTGGTTCACCGACGCGCTCGTCACGGGCGTGTACGGGCTGGAGGAGTTCGAGCGCGCCTTCGACGACGACGACACCACTATCAAGACGGCCGTGGAATTCGGGTCACGATGA
- a CDS encoding GNAT family N-acetyltransferase: protein MGDSERYAIRERVPTVEEFQRLRAAAGMAERPRAGVERGLSNSLVAVTATDTAADPTPDESGSAGAADGTVVGMGRVVGDGGAVYHLCDMAVHPDHQGRGVGSRILRALDAFVDDAPSGAYVNLLADVDGFYERAGYEETRPASKGMYRRVE from the coding sequence ATGGGCGACAGCGAACGGTACGCGATCCGCGAGCGAGTGCCGACGGTCGAGGAGTTCCAACGCCTCCGCGCGGCGGCGGGGATGGCCGAGCGCCCACGGGCGGGCGTCGAACGTGGGCTGTCGAACAGCCTCGTCGCCGTCACGGCGACCGACACGGCGGCCGACCCGACCCCCGACGAGTCGGGGAGCGCGGGCGCCGCCGACGGCACGGTCGTCGGCATGGGTCGGGTCGTCGGTGACGGCGGCGCGGTGTACCACCTCTGCGACATGGCGGTGCATCCGGACCACCAGGGTCGGGGCGTCGGGAGCCGGATCCTGCGGGCGCTCGACGCGTTCGTCGACGACGCCCCGAGCGGAGCGTACGTGAACCTCCTCGCGGACGTCGACGGCTTCTACGAACGGGCCGGCTACGAGGAGACACGCCCGGCGTCGAAGGGGATGTACCGCCGCGTCGAGTGA
- the psmA gene encoding archaeal proteasome endopeptidase complex subunit alpha: protein MQGQQQQAYDRGITIFSPDGRLYQVEYAREAVKRGTASVGVRTAEGVVLAADKRSRSELMEPASVEKLHKIDDHVGIASAGHVADARQLIDFARRQAQVNRLRYGEEMGIETLTKTVTDHIQQYTQVGGARPFGVALVVGGIENGEPRLFETDPSGTPYEWKALSIGANRADVREHLEEGYHEELTQEEGVELALSALAESGDDDEGLEPYGVGLATIDADDARYVDHDAASIEGYLDEFDLLADPDAESDDSADE, encoded by the coding sequence ATGCAGGGCCAACAACAGCAGGCGTACGACCGCGGGATCACTATCTTCTCCCCGGACGGTCGCCTCTACCAGGTCGAGTACGCGCGCGAGGCGGTCAAACGAGGGACGGCGAGCGTCGGCGTCCGCACGGCCGAGGGCGTCGTGCTCGCGGCGGACAAGCGCTCGCGCTCGGAGCTGATGGAGCCGGCCTCCGTCGAGAAGCTCCACAAGATCGACGACCACGTCGGCATCGCCAGCGCGGGGCACGTCGCCGACGCGCGCCAGCTCATCGACTTCGCCCGCCGGCAGGCGCAGGTGAACCGCCTGCGCTACGGCGAGGAGATGGGCATCGAGACGCTGACGAAGACGGTCACCGACCACATCCAGCAGTACACGCAGGTCGGCGGCGCGCGTCCGTTCGGCGTCGCGCTCGTCGTCGGCGGCATCGAGAACGGCGAGCCGCGCCTGTTCGAGACCGACCCCTCCGGCACCCCCTACGAGTGGAAGGCGCTGTCGATCGGCGCGAACCGCGCCGACGTCCGCGAACACCTCGAGGAGGGGTACCACGAGGAGTTGACCCAGGAGGAGGGCGTCGAACTCGCGCTGTCGGCGCTCGCGGAGTCCGGCGACGACGACGAGGGGCTGGAGCCGTACGGCGTCGGCCTGGCGACCATCGACGCCGACGACGCGCGCTACGTCGACCACGACGCCGCCTCCATCGAGGGGTACCTCGACGAGTTCGACCTGCTGGCCGACCCCGACGCGGAGTCGGACGACTCCGCCGACGAGTAA
- a CDS encoding Rpp14/Pop5 family protein, which produces MKHLPKHLRPRWRYLVVGLESWPDADLSRGPFQREVWYAAQNLLGDPGSADADLTVVRFRFADGVGAAVVRVRRGEVERARAALACVDAVDGHPVGVRVRSVSGTIRAGEESYLGGAGGSGDESTVALAPGDVRGTGRRRTDGAVDVSTPSGYVAATNADTSVPGRSVPVDDAVSDDT; this is translated from the coding sequence GTGAAACACCTCCCCAAGCACCTCCGGCCGCGGTGGCGCTACCTCGTCGTCGGGTTGGAGTCGTGGCCGGACGCGGACTTGTCGCGCGGTCCGTTCCAGCGCGAGGTGTGGTACGCCGCACAGAACCTCCTCGGCGACCCCGGGAGCGCCGACGCCGACCTCACCGTCGTCCGGTTCCGGTTCGCCGACGGCGTCGGCGCGGCGGTCGTCCGCGTCCGCCGCGGCGAGGTCGAGCGGGCGCGCGCCGCGCTGGCGTGTGTCGACGCGGTCGACGGCCACCCCGTCGGCGTCCGCGTCCGCTCGGTGTCGGGGACGATCCGGGCCGGTGAGGAAAGCTATTTAGGCGGCGCGGGCGGATCCGGGGACGAGAGCACCGTCGCGCTCGCGCCCGGCGACGTGCGCGGGACCGGCCGCCGTCGGACGGACGGCGCGGTCGACGTCTCGACGCCGTCGGGGTACGTGGCGGCGACGAACGCGGATACCTCCGTTCCGGGGCGGTCCGTCCCGGTCGACGACGCGGTCTCGGACGACACCTAA
- a CDS encoding class I SAM-dependent methyltransferase, whose protein sequence is MKKPIADHAARFSEIAADYDDEQNSEEYEACAGLVIRRAAPADTDTVLDLGTGTGAIALALAGDAARVVGRDVSDGMLERAREKAADAGIGNVEFGYGEFRDPQYDGEAQIVTSNFALHHLADDEKREAIETWAALDGGGTPARSDSVGPRRIVLGDVMFFEEPDPEEPFYSPEVDDPATVGSLVEMFTTAGYAATNVDRVSDQVGVITAERVVAGGRES, encoded by the coding sequence GTGAAGAAACCGATCGCTGACCACGCGGCGCGGTTCTCGGAGATCGCCGCCGACTACGACGACGAGCAGAACAGCGAGGAGTACGAGGCGTGCGCCGGGCTGGTGATCCGTCGGGCCGCGCCCGCCGACACCGACACGGTCCTCGATCTGGGAACCGGGACGGGCGCCATCGCGCTCGCGCTCGCCGGGGACGCCGCGCGCGTCGTCGGGCGCGACGTGAGCGACGGCATGTTGGAACGGGCACGCGAGAAGGCCGCCGACGCCGGGATCGGGAACGTCGAGTTCGGCTACGGCGAGTTCCGCGACCCGCAGTACGACGGCGAGGCGCAGATCGTCACGTCGAACTTCGCGCTCCACCACCTCGCGGACGACGAGAAGCGCGAGGCGATCGAGACGTGGGCCGCCCTCGACGGCGGGGGGACGCCCGCCCGGAGCGACTCGGTCGGCCCGCGTCGGATCGTCCTCGGCGACGTGATGTTCTTCGAGGAGCCGGACCCCGAGGAGCCGTTCTACAGCCCCGAGGTCGACGACCCCGCGACGGTGGGGAGCCTCGTCGAGATGTTCACGACCGCCGGCTACGCAGCGACGAACGTCGACCGCGTCAGCGACCAGGTGGGCGTGATCACCGCCGAGCGCGTCGTCGCCGGCGGCCGCGAGTCGTGA
- a CDS encoding RNase P subunit p30 family protein, translating into MSDAPDDGAGEDLGPYEAVVAHPDGDATVARFAQTARRYGYDGLVVRTRAAEFDAEALRERYGVDAVPAVEVVAEEPSSASGAVGNFRPDYPLVLVRGGTDALNRFAVEQDRVDVLAAPLSGDGDFNHVLAKAAATHGTRVEFDFGPALRESGGARVRALKGLRKLREICGHYDAPYVVSARPTSHLQLRAPRELVALGGELGFDEAWVREGLAEWGRLATRNRERLSAEFISPGVRVDGCEETDR; encoded by the coding sequence GTGAGCGACGCACCGGACGACGGCGCCGGCGAGGACCTCGGCCCGTACGAGGCCGTCGTCGCCCACCCCGACGGCGACGCGACGGTCGCCCGGTTCGCGCAGACGGCCCGCCGGTACGGCTACGACGGACTGGTCGTCCGGACGCGGGCCGCCGAGTTCGACGCCGAGGCGCTGCGCGAGCGCTACGGGGTCGACGCGGTGCCGGCGGTGGAGGTCGTCGCCGAGGAGCCGTCCTCGGCCAGCGGCGCGGTGGGGAACTTCCGGCCCGACTACCCGCTCGTGTTGGTGCGGGGCGGGACGGACGCGCTGAATCGCTTCGCCGTCGAACAGGACCGCGTGGACGTGCTGGCGGCGCCGCTGTCGGGCGACGGCGACTTCAACCACGTGCTCGCGAAGGCGGCCGCGACCCACGGTACTCGCGTCGAGTTCGACTTCGGCCCGGCGCTCCGGGAGTCGGGCGGCGCCCGGGTGCGGGCGCTGAAGGGACTCAGGAAGCTCCGGGAGATCTGCGGCCACTACGACGCGCCGTACGTCGTGAGCGCCCGCCCCACCTCCCACCTGCAGCTTCGGGCGCCCCGGGAACTGGTCGCCCTCGGCGGCGAGTTGGGGTTCGACGAGGCGTGGGTCCGCGAGGGGTTGGCCGAGTGGGGGCGGCTGGCGACACGCAACCGCGAGCGGCTGTCCGCCGAATTCATCTCCCCGGGGGTCCGAGTCGACGGGTGTGAAGAAACCGATCGCTGA
- the folP gene encoding dihydropteroate synthase, giving the protein MRYYEAANFLFDLRRFQVEPGTESVRDLLAHLGDPHEGIDFVQVAGTNGKGSVARMVESVLREDGRRVGLYTSPHFEHLRERVRVDGRTVPKSDVTEFVDAAKPWLVERAADGEPLTFFEVVTALALWRFDRADVDVAVLEVGMGGEFDATSVVDPVAACVTNVSLEHTAVLGDTVEEIARTKAKVAPAGGPLVTATDGAALETVREVADDAGSDVVSVSGPDGGPAPADADLSATYEGAVSPQESLVALVGDGWAVETRIPLLGAYQATNAGVAAALVRQLGVTDGATLARGLRNAHWPGRFEVMRTDPLVVLDGAHNPAACGTLAETLAEFDYDDLHLVFGAMHDKDHEAMAGALPAAATVHTCAPAISRAEDPEVLARVFERAGDADVRAAGSVADALAAAREAADADDCVLLTGSLFCVAEARTAWTRQVVPKAIDDRADARAALAAANVPESEVDATAAETVHETVATAVSETQATHLRREAARAGVACGVSGVGGGELAEAVLSGSRAAFADLTDALAERGHGLSGVAADLRRDLGLDGDADGGVGVAAGGSGGDYPWEDGTAVMGILNVTPDSFHDGGEFFDEADALDRAEALVEAGVDVIDVGGESTRPGADEVPVDEEIGRIVPVIEAVADADALISVDTRKAAVAEAALDAGADVLNDVTGLNDPGMRFLAAERDVPVIVMHSIDAPVVPDKEVDYDDVVEDVIAELGERVLLAEKAGIPRENVIVDPGLGFGKTRRENFELLGRLGEFDALGCPVLVGHSHKSMFELTGETAGGAPNGTVAATALAAANGADIVRVHDAAENVAAVRVAAAAADPDGFDAEGGPE; this is encoded by the coding sequence ATGCGCTACTACGAGGCGGCGAACTTCCTCTTCGACCTCCGGCGCTTCCAGGTCGAGCCGGGCACCGAGTCGGTGCGCGACCTGTTGGCCCACCTCGGCGACCCCCACGAGGGGATCGACTTCGTCCAGGTCGCGGGGACGAACGGGAAGGGGAGCGTCGCCCGCATGGTCGAGTCCGTCCTCCGGGAGGACGGGCGCCGCGTCGGCCTGTACACCTCGCCCCACTTCGAACACCTCCGCGAGCGGGTCCGCGTCGACGGGCGGACGGTCCCGAAGTCGGACGTGACGGAGTTCGTCGACGCCGCGAAGCCGTGGCTCGTCGAGCGCGCCGCCGACGGCGAGCCGCTCACCTTCTTCGAGGTCGTCACCGCGCTGGCGCTGTGGCGCTTCGACCGCGCGGACGTCGACGTCGCGGTGCTGGAGGTCGGCATGGGCGGGGAGTTCGACGCCACCTCGGTCGTCGACCCGGTCGCCGCCTGCGTCACGAACGTGTCGCTGGAACACACGGCCGTCCTCGGCGACACCGTCGAGGAGATCGCCCGCACGAAGGCGAAGGTCGCGCCGGCGGGCGGCCCGCTCGTCACCGCGACCGACGGCGCCGCGCTGGAGACCGTCCGCGAGGTCGCGGACGACGCCGGGAGCGACGTGGTCTCCGTCTCCGGTCCGGACGGCGGTCCCGCCCCCGCCGACGCCGACCTCTCGGCGACGTACGAGGGCGCCGTCAGCCCGCAGGAGTCGCTGGTCGCGCTCGTCGGCGACGGCTGGGCGGTGGAGACGCGGATCCCGCTGTTGGGAGCGTACCAGGCGACGAACGCGGGGGTCGCCGCCGCGCTCGTCCGGCAGTTGGGCGTGACCGACGGCGCGACGCTGGCCCGCGGGCTGCGCAACGCCCACTGGCCGGGCCGGTTCGAAGTGATGCGGACGGACCCGCTGGTCGTGCTCGACGGCGCGCACAACCCCGCCGCCTGCGGGACGCTCGCGGAGACGCTCGCGGAGTTCGACTACGACGACCTCCACCTCGTGTTCGGCGCGATGCACGACAAAGACCACGAGGCGATGGCCGGCGCGCTCCCCGCGGCGGCGACGGTCCACACCTGCGCGCCGGCGATATCCCGCGCGGAGGACCCGGAGGTGCTCGCGCGCGTGTTCGAGCGTGCCGGCGACGCCGACGTGCGCGCGGCCGGCTCCGTCGCCGACGCGCTCGCGGCCGCCCGCGAGGCCGCGGACGCGGACGACTGCGTGTTGCTCACGGGGTCGCTGTTCTGCGTCGCGGAGGCGCGCACCGCGTGGACGCGGCAGGTCGTCCCGAAAGCGATCGACGACCGAGCCGACGCCCGAGCGGCGCTGGCGGCCGCGAACGTCCCCGAGTCGGAGGTCGACGCGACCGCCGCCGAGACGGTCCACGAGACGGTGGCGACGGCCGTCTCGGAGACGCAGGCGACGCACCTCCGGCGCGAAGCCGCCCGCGCGGGGGTCGCCTGCGGCGTCAGCGGCGTCGGCGGCGGCGAACTCGCGGAGGCGGTCCTGTCGGGCAGCCGCGCCGCGTTCGCCGACCTGACCGACGCGCTGGCCGAGCGCGGGCACGGCCTCTCCGGGGTCGCCGCCGACCTCCGGCGGGACCTCGGTCTCGACGGCGACGCGGACGGCGGCGTCGGCGTCGCCGCCGGCGGGTCGGGTGGCGACTACCCGTGGGAGGACGGGACCGCGGTGATGGGCATCCTCAACGTCACCCCGGACTCGTTCCACGACGGCGGGGAGTTCTTCGACGAGGCGGACGCGCTCGACCGGGCGGAGGCGCTCGTCGAGGCGGGCGTCGACGTCATCGACGTGGGCGGGGAGTCGACGCGGCCGGGCGCCGACGAGGTGCCCGTCGACGAGGAGATCGGCCGGATCGTCCCCGTCATCGAGGCGGTCGCCGACGCGGACGCGCTGATCTCCGTCGACACCCGCAAGGCGGCGGTCGCCGAGGCCGCCCTCGACGCCGGCGCCGACGTCCTCAACGACGTGACGGGGCTGAACGACCCCGGGATGCGCTTCCTCGCCGCCGAGCGCGACGTGCCGGTGATCGTGATGCACAGCATCGACGCGCCGGTGGTGCCGGACAAGGAGGTCGACTACGACGACGTGGTCGAGGACGTGATCGCGGAGTTGGGCGAGCGCGTCCTGCTGGCGGAGAAAGCGGGGATCCCCCGCGAGAACGTCATCGTCGACCCCGGTCTCGGCTTCGGGAAGACGCGCCGGGAGAACTTCGAACTGCTGGGGCGGCTGGGGGAGTTCGACGCGCTCGGCTGTCCGGTGTTGGTCGGCCACTCCCACAAGTCGATGTTCGAGTTGACCGGCGAGACCGCGGGCGGGGCGCCGAACGGCACCGTGGCGGCGACGGCGCTGGCGGCGGCCAACGGCGCCGACATCGTCCGGGTCCACGACGCCGCCGAGAACGTGGCGGCCGTCCGGGTCGCCGCCGCGGCGGCCGACCCCGACGGGTTCGACGCCGAGGGTGGGCCGGAGTGA
- a CDS encoding DUF1059 domain-containing protein, whose amino-acid sequence MAHRIECADAGMDCAFVVESESDDELVELAKLHGQRQHHVEMDEADVRELIKPAG is encoded by the coding sequence ATGGCACACCGCATCGAGTGCGCCGACGCCGGGATGGACTGTGCGTTCGTCGTGGAGTCGGAGTCCGACGACGAACTCGTGGAGCTGGCGAAGCTCCACGGACAGCGACAACACCACGTCGAGATGGACGAGGCGGACGTCCGCGAGCTGATCAAACCCGCCGGCTGA
- the purH gene encoding bifunctional phosphoribosylaminoimidazolecarboxamide formyltransferase/IMP cyclohydrolase codes for MKIAGMASNRGRNLRNIADRAPGGAELSVVVTNDADAPVLDAMAKRDVATEVVERSDGEERESHEERVLDALADYEFDVVCLDGYMRVLTETFLDAAPTTLNVHPSLLPSFAGRNVHERVLDAGVRQTGCTVHVATEEVDGGPIVTQETVPVYEGDDADDLKARVLYEAEFAAYPRAVKWFAEGRVTVDTDAHEVHVDGDDAGGEDGRFPARRTTSEDRVRELRYGENPHQDAALYADTTCDEANVVAADQLNEGAKKLSYNNYNDADGALNLVKEFEEPAAAVIKHTNPAGCATADTLAEAYADALSTDAKSAFGGIVALNRECDADTAELIVDSFKEVVVAPGYTDDALDVLFGKDNLRVLDVGDEESFGERTETLTEKPIVGGRLVQERDLQAPERDDLDVVTERAPTDDEIETMLFAWRVMKHVKSNGILFATGTETVGVGMGQVSRVDAVTLAAMKAEKDAEGKSAQGAVMASDAFFPFPDGIEEAAEAGIEAVIQPGGSVNDDDVIAAADEHDMAMVFTGGRAFRHD; via the coding sequence ATGAAGATCGCGGGCATGGCGAGCAACCGCGGGCGCAACCTCAGGAACATCGCGGACCGAGCACCCGGCGGGGCGGAGCTGTCGGTCGTCGTCACGAACGACGCCGACGCGCCGGTGCTGGACGCGATGGCGAAACGCGACGTGGCGACCGAGGTCGTCGAGCGGTCGGACGGGGAGGAACGGGAGAGCCACGAGGAGCGCGTCCTCGACGCCCTCGCCGACTACGAGTTCGACGTCGTCTGTCTCGACGGCTACATGCGCGTGCTGACGGAGACGTTCCTCGACGCCGCGCCGACGACGCTGAACGTCCACCCCTCGCTGCTCCCGTCGTTCGCGGGACGGAACGTCCACGAGCGCGTCCTCGACGCCGGCGTCCGCCAGACCGGCTGCACGGTCCACGTCGCGACCGAGGAGGTCGACGGCGGTCCCATCGTCACCCAGGAGACCGTCCCCGTGTACGAGGGCGACGACGCCGACGACCTGAAAGCGCGCGTGCTGTACGAGGCGGAGTTCGCCGCCTACCCGCGTGCGGTGAAGTGGTTCGCCGAGGGGCGCGTCACGGTCGACACGGACGCCCACGAGGTCCACGTCGACGGCGACGACGCCGGCGGCGAGGACGGTCGGTTCCCCGCGCGCCGGACGACCAGCGAGGACCGCGTCCGCGAACTGCGCTACGGGGAGAACCCCCACCAGGACGCGGCGCTGTACGCCGACACGACGTGTGACGAGGCGAACGTCGTCGCCGCCGACCAGCTGAACGAGGGCGCCAAGAAGCTCTCGTACAACAACTACAACGACGCCGACGGCGCCCTGAACCTCGTCAAGGAGTTCGAGGAGCCGGCGGCGGCGGTGATCAAACACACCAACCCCGCCGGCTGTGCGACCGCGGACACGCTCGCCGAGGCGTACGCCGACGCGCTCTCGACGGACGCGAAGTCCGCCTTCGGCGGCATCGTCGCGCTGAACCGCGAGTGCGACGCCGACACGGCGGAGCTGATCGTCGACTCGTTCAAGGAGGTCGTCGTCGCGCCCGGCTACACCGACGACGCGCTCGACGTGCTGTTCGGGAAGGACAACCTCCGCGTGCTCGACGTGGGCGACGAGGAGTCGTTCGGCGAGCGGACGGAGACGCTCACCGAGAAGCCCATCGTCGGCGGCCGGCTCGTCCAGGAGCGCGACCTGCAGGCGCCCGAGCGCGACGACCTCGACGTCGTCACCGAGCGTGCCCCCACCGACGACGAGATCGAGACGATGCTGTTCGCGTGGCGCGTCATGAAACACGTCAAGTCGAACGGTATCCTGTTCGCCACCGGCACGGAGACGGTCGGCGTCGGCATGGGGCAGGTGTCCCGGGTCGACGCCGTCACGCTGGCGGCGATGAAAGCCGAGAAAGACGCCGAGGGGAAGTCCGCCCAGGGCGCCGTGATGGCGTCGGACGCGTTCTTCCCGTTCCCCGACGGCATCGAGGAGGCGGCAGAGGCCGGCATCGAGGCGGTCATCCAGCCCGGCGGCTCCGTCAACGACGACGACGTGATCGCGGCGGCCGACGAACACGACATGGCGATGGTGTTCACCGGCGGCCGCGCGTTCCGCCACGACTGA
- the purB gene encoding adenylosuccinate lyase — MDIAREDPLAAVSPLDGRYAGRTAPLVPYASEAGLIRARVDVEVRYLLALADEPGVDLALSADERADLRAVVDDFSAADARLVKRLETEGAEGYAATNHDVKAVEYFVRTETPERLHPWIHFGLTSEDVNNLAQRLLVKPAVEEVLVSELRDLRDTLVAEARAHRDVPMLARTHGQPATPTTWGKELAVYAARLATTLGRVESAAASLSGKLAGASGTYAAHRAAYPDVDWRSFSREFVGSLGLAHTALATQVNPCDDLAALFDALRGVNNVLLDFDRDVWLYVSDRYLGQDAADGETGSSTMPHKVNPIDFENSEGNLSKANADLTFLADYVTTSRLQRDLSDSTVKRNVGAALAHCLIGYSKTAAGLEKVVPNEQVMREELEDTPEIVGEAVQTILRREGDTAAYERVKELTRGKRVTLADFRDLFDDLDVDESVREELHALTPAGYVGYGGALVDELDGIGDD, encoded by the coding sequence ATGGACATCGCCCGCGAGGACCCCCTCGCCGCCGTCTCGCCGCTGGACGGTCGCTACGCCGGTCGTACCGCGCCGCTGGTCCCGTACGCGAGCGAGGCGGGGCTGATCCGCGCCCGCGTCGACGTCGAGGTTCGCTACCTGCTCGCGCTGGCCGACGAGCCGGGGGTCGACCTCGCGCTGTCGGCCGACGAACGCGCCGACCTCCGCGCCGTCGTCGACGACTTCTCCGCGGCCGACGCCCGCCTCGTCAAGCGGCTGGAGACGGAGGGCGCCGAGGGGTACGCCGCGACCAACCACGACGTGAAAGCCGTCGAGTACTTCGTCCGCACCGAGACGCCCGAGCGCCTCCACCCGTGGATCCACTTCGGGCTGACCAGCGAGGACGTGAACAACCTCGCCCAGCGCCTGCTCGTGAAGCCCGCCGTCGAGGAGGTGCTCGTGTCCGAACTGCGCGACCTCCGCGACACGCTCGTCGCCGAGGCGCGCGCGCACCGTGACGTGCCGATGCTCGCGCGGACGCACGGCCAGCCCGCGACGCCGACGACGTGGGGGAAGGAACTGGCCGTCTACGCCGCCCGCCTCGCCACGACGCTCGGCCGCGTCGAGTCCGCCGCGGCGTCGCTCTCCGGGAAGCTCGCGGGCGCCTCGGGCACGTACGCCGCCCACCGCGCGGCCTACCCGGACGTCGACTGGCGGTCGTTCTCCCGCGAGTTCGTCGGGTCGCTCGGGCTCGCCCACACCGCCCTCGCGACGCAAGTGAACCCCTGCGACGACCTGGCGGCGCTGTTCGACGCGCTCCGCGGCGTCAACAACGTCCTGCTCGACTTCGACCGCGACGTCTGGCTGTACGTCTCCGACCGCTACCTCGGGCAGGACGCCGCCGACGGTGAGACGGGGTCGTCGACGATGCCGCACAAGGTGAACCCCATCGACTTCGAGAACAGCGAGGGGAACCTCTCGAAGGCGAACGCCGACCTCACGTTCCTCGCGGACTACGTCACCACCTCGCGGCTCCAGCGCGACCTCTCGGACTCGACCGTGAAGCGGAACGTCGGCGCCGCGCTCGCCCACTGTCTCATCGGCTACTCGAAGACCGCCGCCGGTCTGGAGAAGGTCGTCCCCAACGAGCAGGTGATGCGCGAGGAACTGGAGGACACCCCCGAGATCGTGGGGGAAGCGGTCCAGACGATCCTCCGGCGCGAGGGCGACACCGCGGCCTACGAGCGCGTGAAGGAGCTTACCCGCGGCAAGCGCGTCACCCTCGCGGACTTCCGCGACCTGTTCGACGACCTCGACGTCGACGAGTCCGTCCGCGAGGAACTCCACGCGCTGACGCCGGCCGGCTACGTCGGCTACGGCGGCGCCCTCGTCGACGAACTGGACGGGATCGGCGACGACTGA